One segment of Triticum aestivum cultivar Chinese Spring chromosome 2A, IWGSC CS RefSeq v2.1, whole genome shotgun sequence DNA contains the following:
- the LOC123191729 gene encoding uncharacterized protein yields MASPDDVAGTAGENEGSKKVKKKIKKKGNLCGFKSRFNSKRLAKIGKQFKHKNKSITFSKLMMKRIFNVPSGDRPVKLLKKSDEHELRSIYKEGNRAPIAHVVKLLTSCSDEDVVMINRTWTLLALATVLCPSTGNIVNLEYLASLEDMSLVHEFAWDEHLLARVMEEVGVFQEKKRMQANTKKAAEFQITSCLPMLAIIYMDHIDIPAGLPNEHAIDYFVLRIRFVCQKDFDWLDKVDKNKLTLVQPFYGKRTQVMAAFLFPPLMFCFPRYGVCATPPMQHNSWDKKLVLKQPVGRELVLKHLILLKQDPSTFQPAKLMAELERAMKVFKVQKFDLLFFTIVHDRHWIVVCANLLHKHWNVFDSMHSKGKQSPLKKQANNLITNFATLAQECSEFNVNVGSFARVDLEDYPKQDTLKTWRDTASMWHTTFSATQ; encoded by the exons ATGGCTTCCCCGGATG aTGTCGCAGGCACCGCTGGTGAGAATGAAGGGAGTAAGAAGGttaagaagaagatcaagaagaaaggCAATCTATGTGGCTTTAAGTCAAGGTTTAACTCAAAAAGGCTAGCTAAGATTGGGAAGCAA TTCAAACACAAGAACAAGTCCATCACCTTCAGCAAGCTCATGATGAAAAGGATTTTCAACGTGCCATCCGGTGATAGACCCGTGAAGCTTCTTAAGAAGAGTGATGAACATGAGCTTCGCAGCATCTACAAGGAGGGGAACAGGGCTCCAATCGCCCATGTTGTCAAGTTGCTCACTAGTTGCAGCGATGAGGACGTGGTTATGATAAATAGGACTTGGACACTCCTTGCGTTGGCAACAGTTTTGTGCCCAAGCACTGGCAATATCGTGAATCTTGAGTATCTAGCTTCCTTGGAAGATATGTCTTTGGTGCATGAATTCGCTTGGGATGAGCACTTGTTGGCACGAGTGATGGAGGAGGTTGGAGTCTTTCAAGAGAAGAAGAGGATGCAAGCAAATACAAAAAAAGCAGCGGAGTTTCAGATCACTTCATGCCTTCCCATGTTAGCG ATCATATACATGGATCATATTGATATTCCGGCCGGCCTCCCAAATGAGCATGCCATTGATTATTTCGTGCTGAGGATACGTTTTGTTTGTCAAAAGGATTTTGATTGGTTGGATAAAGTTGACAAGAACAAGCTCACTCTTGTCCAACCTTTCTACGGCAAACGCACCCAA GTTATGGCAGCCTTCTTATTTCCGCCACTCATGTTTTGTTTTCCTAGATACGGAGTTTGTGCAACACCCCCTATGCAGCACAACTCGTGGGACAAGAAGTTGGTGCTGAAGCAGCCAGTGGGCAGGGAGTTGGTGCTGAAGCACCTA ATCCTACTAAAACAAGACCCATCAACTTTCCAACCAGCAAAACTCATGGCTGAGCTTGAAAGGGCTATGAAAGTGTTCAAGGTTCAAAAGTTTGACCTC cTCTTTTTCACAATTGTTCATGATCGCCATTGGATAGTTGTTTGCGCAAACTTGCTTCACAAGCATTGGAATGTATTTGACTCAATGCATTCAAAAGGAAAACAATCTCCTTTGAAGAAGCAAGCCAATAACCTG ATCACAAACTTTGCAACCCTCGCACAAGAGTGCAGCGAATTCAATGTCAATGTTGGATCCTTCGCCCGTGTTGACCTAGAGGATTACCCAAAGCAAGATACCCT GAAGACATGGCGCGATACCGCATCGATGTGGCATACAACCTTTTCAGCCACCCAATGA